A single genomic interval of Carettochelys insculpta isolate YL-2023 chromosome 16, ASM3395843v1, whole genome shotgun sequence harbors:
- the METRN gene encoding meteorin isoform X2 has product MPLVLLALCLGVLDTVLCSFSEDRCSWRGSGLSQESGSVEQISLHCAEGSLEWLYPAGALRLSLSPRLPMSPAAKGMRPKQVTTCIKPSSTFQGAQIYLERDGILGLLLSEADASLHPRVHCFSWLPQEKVALFLQSTLHQDISRRIAAFRYELRGDWNSRLPLPSSNFSMEGACRPCNDTEILMAICTSDFVIRGNIQTVSSDAKMQESIISVSATHIHRQKLTLFQPISKSGKSMGSIHTLLQCGVKPGPGSFLFMGWLYFGEAWLSCAPRYKDFRSIHEDAHQAHKNPCEVSLD; this is encoded by the exons ATGCCTTTGGTGCTGTTGGCTCTGTGTCTTGGTGTCCTGGATACGGTCCTTTGCAGTTTTTCAGAAGatcgctgcagctggagggggag TGGCCTGTCACAGGAATCAGGAAGCGTGGAGCAGATCTCTCTACATTGTGCTGAGGGCTCACTCGAGTGGCTGTACCCAGCTGGGGCTTTACGGCTCAGCCTCTCCCCTCGCCTTCCCATGAGCCCAGCAGCCAAAGGGATGAGGCCCAAGCAGGTCACCACCTGTATCAAACCCTCCAGCACCTTCCAAGGAGCTCAGATCTATCTGGAGAGGGATGGGATCCTAGGGCTTCTATTGTCTGAAGCAGATGCCTCCCTCCATCCCAGGGTGCACTGCTTcagctggctgccccaggagAAAGTGGCACTCTTTCTTCAGTCTACCCTGCACCAGGACATCAGCCGTCGGATTGCCGCCTTCCGCTATGAACTGAGGGGAGACTGGAACTCACGcctcccactgccctccagcaaCTTCAGTATGGAAG GGGCCTGCCGGCCATGTAATGACACAGAAATATTGATGGCCATTTGCACTAGTGACTTTG TCATTCGTGGCAATATCCAGACTGTCTCCAGTGATGCCAAGATGCAGGAATCCATCATCAGCGTGAGTGCTACCCACATTCACCGGCAGAAACTCACTCTGTTCCAGCCTATCAGCAAATCAGGCAAATCCATGGGCAGCATCCACACTCTGCTGCAGTGTGGAGTGAAACCAGGGCCTGGCAGCTTCCTCTTCATGGGGTGGCTGTACTTTGGGGAGGCCTGGCTCAGCTGTGCTCCTCGTTACAAAGACTTCCGGAGCATACATGAGGATGCACACCAGGCTCACAAGAACCCCTGTGAAGTCTCACTGGACTGA
- the METRN gene encoding meteorin isoform X1 encodes MSPAAKGMRPKQVTTCIKPSSTFQGAQIYLERDGILGLLLSEADASLHPRVHCFSWLPQEKVALFLQSTLHQDISRRIAAFRYELRGDWNSRLPLPSSNFSMEGACRPCNDTEILMAICTSDFVIRGNIQTVSSDAKMQESIISVSATHIHRQKLTLFQPISKSGKSMGSIHTLLQCGVKPGPGSFLFMGWLYFGEAWLSCAPRYKDFRSIHEDAHQAHKNPCEVSLD; translated from the exons ATGAGCCCAGCAGCCAAAGGGATGAGGCCCAAGCAGGTCACCACCTGTATCAAACCCTCCAGCACCTTCCAAGGAGCTCAGATCTATCTGGAGAGGGATGGGATCCTAGGGCTTCTATTGTCTGAAGCAGATGCCTCCCTCCATCCCAGGGTGCACTGCTTcagctggctgccccaggagAAAGTGGCACTCTTTCTTCAGTCTACCCTGCACCAGGACATCAGCCGTCGGATTGCCGCCTTCCGCTATGAACTGAGGGGAGACTGGAACTCACGcctcccactgccctccagcaaCTTCAGTATGGAAG GGGCCTGCCGGCCATGTAATGACACAGAAATATTGATGGCCATTTGCACTAGTGACTTTG TCATTCGTGGCAATATCCAGACTGTCTCCAGTGATGCCAAGATGCAGGAATCCATCATCAGCGTGAGTGCTACCCACATTCACCGGCAGAAACTCACTCTGTTCCAGCCTATCAGCAAATCAGGCAAATCCATGGGCAGCATCCACACTCTGCTGCAGTGTGGAGTGAAACCAGGGCCTGGCAGCTTCCTCTTCATGGGGTGGCTGTACTTTGGGGAGGCCTGGCTCAGCTGTGCTCCTCGTTACAAAGACTTCCGGAGCATACATGAGGATGCACACCAGGCTCACAAGAACCCCTGTGAAGTCTCACTGGACTGA